One window of the Leclercia sp. LSNIH1 genome contains the following:
- a CDS encoding carbapenem-hydrolyzing class A beta-lactamase KPC-2, translated as MSLYRRLVLLSCLSWPLAGFSATALTNLVAEPFAKLEQDFGGSIGVYAMDTGSGATVSYRAEERFPLCSSFKGFLAAAVLARSQQQAGLLDTPIRYGKNALVPWSPISEKYLTTGMTVAELSAAAVQYSDNAAANLLLKELGGPAGLTAFMRSIGDTTFRLDRWELELNSAIPGDARDTSSPRAVTESLQKLTLGSALAAPQRQQFVDWLKGNTTGNHRIRAAVPADWAVGDKTGTCGVYGTANDYAVVWPTGRAPIVLAVYTRAPNKDDKHSEAVIAAAARLALEGLGVNGQ; from the coding sequence ATGTCACTGTATCGCCGTCTAGTTCTGCTGTCTTGTCTCTCATGGCCGCTGGCTGGCTTTTCTGCCACCGCGCTGACCAACCTCGTCGCGGAACCATTCGCTAAACTCGAACAGGACTTTGGCGGCTCCATCGGTGTGTACGCGATGGATACCGGCTCAGGCGCAACTGTAAGTTACCGCGCTGAGGAGCGCTTCCCACTGTGCAGCTCATTCAAGGGCTTTCTTGCTGCCGCTGTGCTGGCTCGCAGCCAGCAGCAGGCCGGCTTGCTGGACACACCCATCCGTTACGGCAAAAATGCGCTGGTTCCGTGGTCACCCATCTCGGAAAAATATCTGACAACAGGCATGACGGTGGCGGAGCTGTCCGCGGCCGCCGTGCAATACAGTGATAACGCCGCCGCCAATTTGTTGCTGAAGGAGTTGGGCGGCCCGGCCGGGCTGACGGCCTTCATGCGCTCTATCGGCGATACCACGTTCCGTCTGGACCGCTGGGAGCTGGAGCTGAACTCCGCCATCCCAGGCGATGCGCGCGATACCTCATCGCCGCGCGCCGTGACGGAAAGCTTACAAAAACTGACACTGGGCTCTGCACTGGCTGCGCCGCAGCGGCAGCAGTTTGTTGATTGGCTAAAGGGAAACACGACCGGCAACCACCGCATCCGCGCGGCGGTGCCGGCAGACTGGGCAGTCGGAGACAAAACCGGAACCTGCGGAGTGTATGGCACGGCAAATGACTATGCCGTCGTCTGGCCCACTGGGCGCGCACCTATTGTGTTGGCCGTCTACACCCGGGCGCCTAACAAGGATGACAAGCACAGCGAGGCCGTCATCGCCGCTGCGGCTAGACTCGCGCTCGAGGGATTGGGCGTCAACGGGCAGTAA
- a CDS encoding IS6-like element IS26 family transposase produces MNPFKGRHFQRDIILWAVRWYCKYGISYRELQEMLAERGVNVDHSTIYRWVQRYAPEMEKRLRWYWRNPSDLCPWHMDETYVKVNGRWAYLYRAVDSRGRTVDFYLSSRRNSKAAYRFLGKILNNVKKWQIPRFINTDKAPAYGRALALLKREGRCPSDVEHRQIKYRNNVIECDHGKLKRIIGATLGFKSMKTAYATIKGIEVMRALRKGQASAFYYGDPLGEMRLVSRVFEM; encoded by the coding sequence ATGAACCCATTCAAAGGCCGGCATTTTCAGCGTGACATCATTCTGTGGGCCGTACGCTGGTACTGCAAATACGGCATCAGTTACCGTGAGCTGCAGGAGATGCTGGCTGAACGCGGAGTGAATGTCGATCACTCCACGATTTACCGCTGGGTTCAGCGTTATGCGCCTGAAATGGAAAAACGGCTGCGCTGGTACTGGCGTAACCCTTCCGATCTTTGCCCGTGGCACATGGATGAAACCTACGTGAAGGTCAATGGCCGCTGGGCGTATCTGTACCGGGCCGTCGACAGCCGGGGCCGCACTGTCGATTTTTATCTCTCCTCCCGTCGTAACAGCAAAGCTGCATACCGGTTTCTGGGTAAAATCCTCAACAACGTGAAGAAGTGGCAGATCCCGCGATTCATCAACACGGATAAAGCGCCCGCCTATGGTCGCGCGCTTGCTCTGCTCAAACGCGAAGGCCGGTGCCCGTCTGACGTTGAACACCGACAGATTAAGTACCGGAACAACGTGATTGAATGCGATCATGGCAAACTGAAACGGATAATCGGCGCCACGCTGGGATTTAAATCCATGAAGACGGCTTACGCCACCATCAAAGGTATTGAGGTGATGCGTGCACTACGCAAAGGCCAGGCCTCAGCATTTTATTATGGTGATCCCCTGGGCGAAATGCGCCTGGTAAGCAGAGTTTTTGAAATGTAA
- a CDS encoding DUF6710 family protein, giving the protein MEQTDKRKQDKLKFDRVINLARRLPQPAIHDLLRALILPIQADYLLAVGTEGQDARPDMNEREFFFTKIIWAMDYTHMKSLRLAAEDFPLALATAKILPWPWGESSYRSALADIGVRGSIV; this is encoded by the coding sequence ATGGAGCAGACCGACAAGCGCAAGCAGGATAAACTGAAGTTCGACCGGGTAATTAATCTGGCGCGCAGACTGCCGCAACCGGCGATCCATGACTTACTACGCGCGCTGATACTGCCAATTCAGGCCGATTACTTGCTGGCCGTTGGCACGGAGGGCCAGGACGCGCGCCCGGACATGAACGAGCGCGAGTTCTTCTTCACAAAAATCATCTGGGCGATGGATTACACGCACATGAAATCACTCAGGCTTGCAGCTGAAGATTTTCCCCTGGCGCTTGCGACGGCCAAGATCCTGCCGTGGCCGTGGGGTGAATCAAGCTACCGGAGTGCTTTAGCCGATATAGGGGTTCGAGGTTCAATCGTGTAA